A stretch of Camelus bactrianus isolate YW-2024 breed Bactrian camel chromosome 26, ASM4877302v1, whole genome shotgun sequence DNA encodes these proteins:
- the SPATA4 gene encoding spermatogenesis-associated protein 4, which produces MAAAGRGGRLSTLPAAAEPKSPSLSPRPAAPTGGRPRKCLVYPHPPRSSRLSPSVLRWLQGLDLSFFPRNISRDFSNGFLIAEIFTIHYPQDLKLSSFKNGTSLKVKLDNWAQLEKFLARKKLKLPKELIHGTIHCKAGVPEILVQEVYSLLTHREIQSIQDDLVNFTDYSYQRQLPLVPRSTASKSIKDNIRLSELISNPNKLSNELKVDFLFLLQMLQRQLSRRLNPKWFEVKPTVGERTLNHLPARATGCKYKSAISKERVAPVSSGGDALSAKNQSQQERVPVQAVPVCHHRSQFTSNFSIKRKPIRHMEKEPGRASV; this is translated from the exons ATGGCTGCCGCCGGCCGGGGAGGACGCCTTTCGACACTGCCGGCAGCGGCCGAACCCAAGTCACCGTCGCTTTCGCCACGTCCAGCAGCTCCCACCGGAGGGAGGCCTAGGAAGTGTCTGGTCTACCCGCATCCCCCGAGGAGCTCCCGCCTGTCTCCGTCGGTGCTGCGCTGGCTCCAGGGCCTGGATCTCAGCTTCTTCCCCAGGAACATCAGCAG AGATTTTTCAAATGGCTTCCTGATAGCAGAAATATTCACTATCCATTACCCCCAGGACCTTAAATTGTCATCCTTTAAAAATGGAACTTCTTTAAAAGTCAAGTTGGATAACTGGGCACAGCTGGAAAAG TTCCTGGCAAGAAAAAAACTTAAGCTACCTAAAGAACTAATCCACGGAACAATTCACTGTAAAGCCGGAGTGCCTGAAATACTGGTACAAGAGGTGTACTCCTTGTTAACACATCGAGA aattcaAAGTATCCAGGATGACCTCGTGAATTTCACAGACTACAGTTACCAGAGGCAGTTGCCCCTGGTTCCTAGATCGACAGCTTCAAAGTCTATTAAAGATAACATTAGGTTATCAGAATTAATAAGCAATCCCAACAAGCTCAGCAATGAACTTAAAGTGGACTTCCTCTTCCTGTTACAAATGCTGCAAAGACAATTGAGCAGAAGACTGAATCCAA aatgGTTTGAGGTCAAACCAACAGTGGGAGAACGTACTCTCAATCACCTTCCTGCCCGAGCTACTGGGTGCAAATATAAATCAGCAATTTCAAAGGAAAGAGTTGCTCCTGTTTcca GTGGTGGGGACGCATTGTCGGCTAAAAACCAGTCACAACAGGAGAGGGTCCCAGTCCAGGCTGTCCCTGTCTGCCACCACAGGAGCCAATTcacttccaatttctccataaaAAG GAAACCAATCAGACACATGGAAAAGGAACCTGGAAGAGCATCTGTCTAA